One Streptomyces sp. NBC_01217 genomic region harbors:
- the argB gene encoding acetylglutamate kinase has protein sequence MTPARKHTALPKAQILIEALPWLTRHNGKTVVIKFGGNAMVDEELKAAFAQDVVFLRQAGLKPVVVHGGGPQISAQLDKQGLVSEFKAGLRVTTPEAMDVVRMVLAGQVQRELVGLLNQHGPLAVGMTGEDAHTITATQHRPTIDGELVDIGRVGEITAIDTGAIQALLDDGRIPVVSSIARSADDNHVYNVNADTAAAALAAALNAETLMVLTDVEGLYEDWPNSDDVISRLTATELEKLLPELSSGMVPKMQGCLHAVRNGVETARVIDGRVQHSILLEIFTDEGIGTMVVPDEQLDTQGES, from the coding sequence ATGACCCCGGCGCGGAAGCACACCGCACTCCCGAAGGCGCAGATCCTCATCGAGGCGCTGCCCTGGCTGACCCGGCACAACGGCAAGACGGTCGTCATCAAGTTCGGCGGCAACGCCATGGTCGACGAGGAGCTGAAGGCGGCCTTCGCCCAGGACGTCGTCTTCCTGCGCCAGGCGGGCCTCAAGCCCGTCGTCGTGCACGGCGGCGGTCCGCAGATCAGCGCCCAGCTCGACAAGCAGGGTCTGGTCAGCGAGTTCAAGGCCGGGCTGCGCGTCACCACGCCCGAGGCGATGGACGTCGTACGGATGGTGCTCGCGGGACAGGTCCAGCGCGAGCTCGTCGGCCTGCTCAACCAGCACGGCCCGCTCGCCGTCGGGATGACCGGCGAGGACGCCCACACCATCACCGCCACCCAGCACAGGCCGACCATCGACGGCGAGCTCGTCGACATCGGCCGGGTCGGCGAGATCACCGCCATCGACACCGGGGCGATCCAGGCGCTGCTGGACGACGGCCGGATCCCGGTCGTCTCCTCCATCGCACGCTCCGCCGACGACAACCACGTCTACAACGTCAACGCCGACACCGCGGCCGCCGCACTCGCCGCCGCGCTGAACGCCGAGACGCTGATGGTTCTCACCGATGTCGAGGGCCTCTACGAGGACTGGCCCAACAGCGACGACGTGATCAGCCGCCTCACCGCCACCGAGCTGGAGAAACTGCTTCCCGAGCTGTCCAGCGGCATGGTGCCCAAGATGCAGGGCTGCCTGCACGCCGTGCGCAACGGCGTCGAGACCGCCCGTGTCATCGACGGCCGGGTCCAGCACTCGATCCTGCTGGAGATCTTCACCGACGAAGGAATCGGCACGATGGTCGTGCCCGACGAACAGCTCGACACGCAGGGGGAGTCATGA
- a CDS encoding peptidylprolyl isomerase — MTSKVYFDITINDEPAGRITFKLFDDVVPRTAENFRALATGEKGFGYKGSSFHRIIPDFMLQGGDFTRGDGTGGKSIYGAKFADENFKLAHTKPGQLSMANSGPNSNGSQFFITTIVTSWLDGKHVVFGEVDDQESMDLVRKIEALGSQSGRPSAKITIADSGVL; from the coding sequence ATGACGAGCAAGGTTTACTTCGACATCACCATCAATGACGAGCCCGCTGGGCGGATCACGTTCAAACTGTTCGACGACGTCGTTCCCAGGACCGCGGAGAACTTCCGCGCGCTGGCGACCGGCGAGAAGGGATTCGGCTACAAGGGATCGTCCTTCCACCGGATCATCCCCGACTTCATGCTCCAGGGCGGCGACTTCACCCGGGGCGACGGCACGGGCGGCAAGAGCATCTACGGGGCGAAGTTCGCGGACGAGAACTTCAAGCTCGCGCACACCAAGCCGGGCCAGCTCTCCATGGCCAACAGCGGACCCAACTCCAACGGCTCCCAGTTCTTCATCACGACGATCGTGACGTCGTGGCTGGACGGCAAGCACGTGGTGTTCGGTGAGGTCGACGACCAGGAAAGCATGGACCTGGTCAGGAAGATCGAGGCGCTCGGCTCGCAGAGCGGCCGTCCCTCGGCGAAGATCACCATCGCGGACAGCGGCGTCCTCTGA
- a CDS encoding glycoside hydrolase family 15 protein — MDANASAGVLRDPGVSPDVGAIRYPPIAEHGLIGDLRSAALVDTHGTIDWYCCPRFDAPSIFASILDADRGGFFELAADAPTRTKQFYFPDTNVLITRFFADDGVGEVQDFMPILDDSREADRHRLIRRVVCVRGSLPFRARVAPRFEYGTQPHTVHVQHGQAIFATPALTLALTSSVPIEVDGQDVWSLFKLHEGESAVFALDRVGGDVAPRFCPLSEAEQQFNATVGYWRRWLSRSRYRGRWREMVHRSALTLKLLTYVPTGAIIAAPTTSLPERIGGERNWDYRYVWIRDAAFCVYALLRLGFTEEAEAFMGFLSEHVRLDTDSPDRSTGPLQIMYGIDGCRDLPERKLTHLEGYRCSAPVRVGNGAVGQLQLDIYGALIDALYLYDKWGQPISSAHWDSISELVDWVCDHWDQPDQGIWETRSGRKNFLYSRLMCWVAIERAMRLARHRGLPVDIVRWGRARDAIYRRIMRHGWSEERHAFVQYEDGHVLDASLLMMPLAKFVSPTDPKWLSTLDALGEDLVSDSLVYRYDPQASPDGLRGDEGTFSICSFWYVEALTRAGRLDEARLAFEKMLTYANHLGLYAEEIGHTGEQSGNFPQAFTHLALISAAFNLDRALG, encoded by the coding sequence ATGGATGCCAATGCGAGCGCCGGGGTGCTGCGTGATCCGGGCGTGTCCCCGGACGTCGGGGCGATCCGCTATCCGCCGATCGCCGAACACGGTCTGATCGGCGATCTGCGCAGCGCGGCGCTGGTGGACACCCACGGCACCATCGACTGGTACTGCTGCCCGCGCTTCGACGCGCCCAGCATCTTCGCCTCGATCCTCGATGCGGACCGGGGCGGGTTCTTCGAGCTCGCCGCAGATGCCCCGACACGCACCAAACAGTTCTACTTCCCCGACACCAACGTGCTGATCACCCGCTTCTTCGCGGACGACGGCGTCGGTGAGGTCCAGGACTTCATGCCGATACTCGACGATTCGCGCGAGGCGGACCGGCACCGGCTGATCCGCCGCGTGGTCTGCGTCCGCGGGTCGCTGCCGTTTCGCGCGCGTGTGGCCCCCCGCTTCGAGTACGGGACCCAGCCGCACACCGTGCACGTCCAGCACGGCCAGGCGATCTTCGCCACGCCCGCACTCACCCTCGCCCTGACATCGAGTGTGCCGATCGAGGTCGACGGCCAGGACGTCTGGTCGCTGTTCAAGCTGCACGAGGGCGAGTCCGCCGTCTTCGCCCTGGACCGGGTCGGCGGCGACGTGGCCCCCCGCTTCTGCCCGCTGTCCGAGGCGGAGCAGCAGTTCAACGCCACCGTCGGGTACTGGCGGCGGTGGCTGTCCCGGTCGCGGTACCGCGGTCGTTGGCGGGAGATGGTGCACCGCTCCGCCCTCACCCTGAAGCTGCTCACCTATGTCCCGACCGGCGCGATCATCGCCGCGCCGACCACCAGCCTGCCCGAACGCATCGGTGGCGAGCGCAACTGGGACTACCGCTACGTATGGATCCGCGACGCGGCGTTCTGTGTGTACGCCCTGCTCAGGCTCGGCTTCACCGAGGAGGCCGAGGCCTTCATGGGCTTCCTCTCCGAGCATGTCCGCCTCGATACGGACTCGCCGGACCGTTCCACCGGCCCGCTGCAGATCATGTACGGCATCGACGGGTGCCGTGACCTGCCCGAACGCAAGCTGACCCATCTGGAGGGCTACCGGTGCTCGGCCCCCGTACGCGTCGGCAACGGCGCCGTCGGCCAGTTGCAGCTGGACATCTACGGGGCGCTCATCGACGCCCTCTATCTCTACGACAAGTGGGGGCAGCCCATCTCCAGTGCGCACTGGGACAGCATCAGCGAGCTGGTGGACTGGGTGTGCGACCACTGGGACCAGCCGGACCAGGGGATCTGGGAGACCCGCAGCGGACGCAAGAACTTCCTCTACTCGCGATTGATGTGCTGGGTGGCCATCGAGCGCGCCATGCGGCTGGCCCGGCATCGTGGCCTGCCCGTCGACATCGTGCGGTGGGGGCGGGCCCGGGACGCGATCTACCGCCGGATCATGCGCCATGGCTGGTCCGAAGAGCGGCACGCCTTCGTCCAGTACGAGGACGGCCACGTCCTCGACGCGTCCCTGCTGATGATGCCGCTGGCGAAGTTCGTCTCCCCGACCGATCCGAAGTGGCTCTCCACGCTGGACGCGCTGGGCGAGGACCTGGTCTCCGACTCGCTGGTCTACCGCTACGACCCGCAGGCCAGCCCGGACGGACTGCGGGGCGACGAGGGCACGTTCTCGATCTGCTCGTTCTGGTACGTCGAGGCGCTGACCCGGGCCGGCCGCCTGGACGAGGCCCGGCTCGCGTTCGAGAAGATGCTCACCTACGCCAACCACCTGGGCCTGTACGCCGAGGAGATCGGCCACACCGGGGAGCAGAGCGGAAACTTCCCGCAGGCCTTCACTCATCTGGCGCTGATCAGCGCGGCCTTCAACCTCGACCGGGCGCTGGGTTAG
- the argC gene encoding N-acetyl-gamma-glutamyl-phosphate reductase: protein MVVRAAVAGASGYAGGELLRLLLVHPEVEIGALTANSNAGQTLGALQPHLRPLAGRVLLPTTPEALAGHDVVFLALPHGQSAAVAEQLGEQVLVVDMGADFRLRDAADWEKFYGSPHAGTWPYGLPELPGGRSALTGSKRIAVPGCYPTAVSLALFPAYAARLAEPEAVIVAASGTSGAGKAAKPHLLGSEVMGNMTPYGVGGVHRHTPEMIQNLSAAAGEPVTVSFTPTLAPMPRGILATCSAKAKPGVSAESVRTAYEKAFVDEPFVDLLPEGQWPATASVYGSNAVQIQVAYDEAASRIVVISAIDNLAKGTAGGALQSMNIALGLPEDTGLSTIGVAP, encoded by the coding sequence ATGGTGGTACGTGCAGCAGTGGCAGGGGCGAGCGGATACGCCGGCGGGGAGCTGCTCCGCCTCCTGCTCGTCCACCCCGAGGTCGAGATCGGGGCCCTCACCGCCAACTCCAACGCGGGGCAGACGCTCGGTGCGCTGCAGCCGCATCTGCGGCCGCTCGCCGGCCGGGTGCTCCTGCCGACCACGCCCGAGGCCCTCGCCGGGCACGACGTGGTCTTCCTCGCCCTTCCGCACGGGCAGTCCGCCGCCGTCGCCGAGCAGCTCGGTGAGCAGGTGCTGGTCGTCGACATGGGCGCCGACTTCCGGCTCAGGGACGCGGCGGACTGGGAGAAGTTCTACGGCTCGCCGCACGCCGGGACCTGGCCCTACGGTCTGCCCGAACTGCCGGGCGGGCGCTCGGCGTTGACCGGTTCCAAGCGTATCGCGGTGCCCGGCTGCTACCCGACCGCCGTCTCCCTCGCGCTCTTCCCGGCGTACGCGGCCCGGCTGGCCGAGCCCGAGGCCGTGATCGTCGCCGCGTCCGGCACCTCCGGGGCGGGCAAGGCGGCCAAGCCGCATCTGCTCGGCTCCGAGGTGATGGGCAACATGACCCCGTACGGCGTCGGCGGGGTCCACCGGCACACCCCGGAGATGATCCAGAACCTCAGCGCCGCGGCCGGTGAACCGGTCACCGTCTCCTTCACGCCGACCCTCGCGCCGATGCCGCGCGGCATCCTCGCCACGTGCAGCGCGAAGGCGAAGCCGGGCGTGAGCGCCGAGTCCGTCCGTACCGCGTACGAGAAGGCGTTCGTCGACGAGCCGTTCGTCGACCTGCTCCCCGAGGGACAGTGGCCCGCCACCGCGTCCGTGTACGGCTCCAACGCCGTACAGATCCAGGTCGCGTACGACGAGGCGGCGAGCCGGATCGTCGTCATCAGCGCCATCGACAACCTCGCCAAGGGCACCGCCGGCGGCGCCCTGCAGAGCATGAACATCGCCCTCGGACTTCCCGAGGACACAGGTCTTTCCACGATCGGAGTCGCACCGTGA
- a CDS encoding argininosuccinate synthase, translating to MTERVVLAYSGGLDTSVAIGWIAEETGAEVIAVAVDVGQGGEDLDVIRKRALACGAVEAEVADAKDEFAEEYCLPAIKANALYMDRYPLVSALSRPTIVKHLVAAANKHNAGIVAHGCTGKGNDQVRFEAGISALGPDLKCIAPVRDYAMTRDKAIAFCEEKNLPIATTKKSPYSIDQNVFGRAVETGFLEDIWNAPIEDIYEYTENPATPREADEVVISFKEGVPVAIDGKPVTVLQAIQQLNQRAGAQGIGRIDMVEDRLVGIKSREVYEAPGAIALITAHQELENVTVERELARYKRQVEQRWGELVYDGLWFSPLKRALDGFINEANQHVTGDIRMTMHAGRAVVTGRKSEQSLYDFNLATYDSGDTFDQSKAQGFIEIFGLSSKIAAKRDLA from the coding sequence GTGACCGAGCGCGTCGTACTCGCCTACTCGGGCGGCCTGGACACCTCCGTCGCCATCGGCTGGATCGCCGAGGAGACGGGCGCCGAGGTCATCGCCGTTGCCGTGGACGTCGGCCAGGGCGGCGAGGACCTGGACGTCATCCGCAAGCGCGCGCTCGCCTGCGGTGCCGTCGAGGCCGAGGTCGCGGACGCCAAGGACGAGTTCGCCGAGGAGTACTGCCTCCCGGCGATCAAGGCCAACGCCCTCTACATGGACCGCTACCCGCTGGTCTCCGCCCTCTCCCGGCCGACCATCGTCAAGCACCTCGTCGCCGCCGCCAACAAGCACAACGCCGGAATCGTCGCCCACGGCTGCACCGGCAAGGGCAACGACCAGGTCCGCTTCGAGGCCGGTATCTCCGCGCTCGGCCCCGACCTGAAGTGCATCGCCCCGGTCCGTGACTACGCGATGACCCGGGACAAGGCGATCGCCTTCTGCGAGGAGAAGAACCTCCCGATCGCGACCACCAAGAAGTCCCCGTACTCCATCGACCAGAACGTCTTCGGGCGCGCCGTCGAGACGGGCTTCCTGGAGGACATCTGGAACGCGCCGATCGAGGACATCTACGAGTACACCGAGAACCCCGCCACCCCGCGCGAGGCCGACGAGGTCGTCATCTCCTTCAAGGAGGGCGTGCCCGTCGCCATCGACGGCAAGCCCGTCACCGTCCTCCAGGCGATCCAGCAGCTCAACCAGCGGGCCGGCGCCCAGGGCATCGGCCGGATCGACATGGTCGAGGACCGGCTCGTCGGCATCAAGTCCCGCGAGGTGTACGAGGCCCCGGGCGCGATCGCACTGATCACCGCGCACCAGGAGCTGGAGAACGTCACGGTCGAGCGCGAGCTGGCCCGCTACAAGCGGCAGGTCGAGCAGCGCTGGGGCGAGCTGGTCTACGACGGCCTGTGGTTCTCCCCGCTCAAGCGCGCCCTGGACGGCTTCATCAACGAGGCCAACCAGCACGTCACCGGTGACATCCGGATGACCATGCACGCGGGCCGCGCCGTGGTCACCGGCCGCAAGTCCGAGCAGTCGCTCTACGACTTCAACCTCGCCACCTACGACTCGGGCGACACCTTCGACCAGTCCAAGGCGCAGGGCTTCATC
- the argJ gene encoding bifunctional glutamate N-acetyltransferase/amino-acid acetyltransferase ArgJ: MSVTAAQGFSAAGIAAGIKESGNPDLALVVNHGPRRAAAGVFTSNRVKAAPVLWSEQVLRGGEVSAVVLNSGGANACTGPKGFQDTHATAEKAAEVLTGHSAGEIAVASTGLIGTLLPMDKLLPGIEKAAAALSEHGGEKAAIAIKTTDTVHKTAVAGGEGWTVGGMAKGAGMLAPGLATMLVVLTTDADVDAAGLDSALRAATRTTFDRVDSDGCMSTNDTVLLLASGASGITPEQGEFAEAVRTVCADLARQLIGDAEGASKDIRIEVINAATEDDAVEVGRSIARNNLLKCAIHGEDPNWGRVLSAIGTTKAAFEPDQLNVAINGVWVCKNGGVGEDRDLVDMRYREVEITADLATGTESAVIWANDLTADYVHENSAYSS; encoded by the coding sequence GTGAGCGTCACGGCAGCACAGGGGTTCTCGGCGGCGGGCATCGCCGCGGGAATCAAGGAGAGCGGCAACCCGGACCTGGCCCTCGTGGTCAACCACGGTCCGCGTCGCGCCGCCGCGGGCGTCTTCACCTCCAACCGCGTCAAGGCCGCTCCCGTCCTCTGGTCGGAGCAGGTGCTCAGGGGCGGCGAGGTCAGCGCCGTCGTGCTCAACTCCGGTGGTGCCAACGCCTGTACGGGTCCGAAGGGCTTCCAGGACACCCACGCCACCGCCGAGAAGGCCGCCGAGGTCCTCACCGGTCACAGCGCGGGCGAGATCGCGGTCGCGTCGACCGGACTGATCGGCACGCTGCTCCCGATGGACAAGCTGCTGCCGGGCATCGAGAAGGCGGCAGCCGCCCTCAGCGAGCACGGCGGCGAGAAGGCCGCCATCGCGATCAAGACCACCGACACCGTCCACAAGACCGCCGTCGCGGGCGGCGAGGGCTGGACCGTCGGCGGGATGGCCAAGGGCGCGGGCATGCTCGCCCCGGGCCTCGCCACCATGCTGGTCGTCCTCACCACCGACGCCGACGTGGACGCGGCCGGTCTCGACTCCGCGCTGCGCGCCGCCACCCGTACCACCTTCGACCGGGTCGACTCCGACGGCTGCATGTCGACCAACGACACCGTGCTGCTGCTGGCCTCCGGCGCGAGTGGCATCACCCCGGAGCAGGGCGAGTTCGCGGAGGCCGTACGGACCGTCTGCGCCGACCTCGCCCGGCAGCTCATCGGCGACGCCGAGGGCGCCTCGAAGGACATCCGTATCGAGGTCATCAACGCCGCGACGGAGGACGACGCCGTCGAGGTGGGCCGCTCCATCGCCCGCAACAACCTCCTCAAGTGCGCCATCCACGGCGAGGACCCCAACTGGGGCCGGGTCCTCTCCGCGATCGGCACGACGAAGGCCGCCTTCGAGCCGGACCAGCTGAACGTCGCCATCAACGGCGTCTGGGTCTGCAAGAACGGCGGCGTCGGCGAGGACCGCGACCTGGTCGACATGCGCTATCGCGAGGTCGAGATCACAGCCGACCTGGCCACCGGCACCGAGTCCGCAGTCATCTGGGCCAACGACCTCACCGCGGACTACGTCCACGAGAACAGCGCGTACAGCTCATGA
- a CDS encoding acetylornithine transaminase produces MSNQELSQRWSHALMDNYGTPQLSLVRGEGARVWDADGTEYLDFVGGIAVNALGHAHPAVVEAVSTQIASLGHVSNLYIAPPPVALAERLLQLFGRKGRVYFANSGAEANEAAFKIGRLTGRTHMVATDGGFHGRTMGALALTGQPKKREPFLPLPGDVTHVPYGDADALRAAVTTDTALVIIEPIQGENGVVVPPKGYLEAAREITRATGTLLVLDEVQTGIGRCGQWFEHQAHQGIEPDVVTLAKGLGGGLPIGAAVAFGPAADLLKPGQHGTTFGGNPIACAAGLAVLDTLAADGALDRVKRLGEKLRGGVEGLGHPLVSHVRGSGLLLGIVLTEPLAPQVQQAAQGAGILVNVPAPDVLRLMPPLIIGDTEVDAFLQALPGALDAANGDGRSGE; encoded by the coding sequence ATGAGCAACCAGGAGCTCTCGCAGCGCTGGAGCCACGCGCTGATGGACAACTACGGCACCCCCCAGCTGTCCCTCGTCCGCGGTGAAGGCGCCCGTGTGTGGGACGCCGACGGCACCGAATACCTCGACTTCGTCGGCGGCATCGCGGTGAACGCGCTGGGCCACGCCCACCCGGCCGTCGTCGAGGCCGTCTCCACCCAGATCGCCTCCCTCGGCCATGTCTCCAACCTCTACATCGCACCGCCGCCCGTCGCCCTCGCCGAACGGCTCCTCCAGCTCTTCGGCCGCAAGGGCAGGGTCTACTTCGCCAACTCGGGCGCCGAGGCCAACGAGGCCGCCTTCAAGATCGGCCGGCTGACCGGGCGTACCCACATGGTCGCCACCGACGGCGGCTTCCACGGCCGGACCATGGGCGCGCTCGCGCTCACCGGCCAGCCCAAGAAGCGGGAGCCCTTCCTCCCGCTGCCCGGTGACGTCACCCATGTCCCGTACGGCGATGCCGATGCCCTGCGGGCCGCGGTGACCACCGACACCGCGCTGGTGATCATCGAGCCCATCCAGGGCGAGAACGGTGTGGTCGTGCCGCCCAAGGGCTATCTGGAGGCCGCCCGGGAGATCACCCGGGCCACCGGCACCCTGCTCGTACTCGACGAGGTGCAGACCGGGATCGGCCGCTGCGGTCAGTGGTTCGAGCACCAGGCCCACCAGGGCATCGAGCCCGACGTCGTCACGCTCGCCAAGGGCCTCGGCGGCGGACTCCCGATCGGCGCGGCCGTCGCGTTCGGTCCCGCGGCCGATCTGCTGAAGCCCGGCCAGCACGGCACGACGTTCGGCGGCAACCCGATCGCCTGCGCCGCCGGTCTCGCCGTCCTGGACACCCTGGCGGCCGACGGCGCCCTGGACCGGGTGAAGCGCCTCGGTGAGAAGCTCCGAGGCGGCGTGGAGGGCCTCGGGCACCCCCTGGTCTCCCATGTCCGCGGCTCCGGTCTGCTGCTGGGTATCGTGCTCACCGAGCCCCTCGCACCTCAGGTGCAACAGGCGGCTCAGGGAGCCGGAATCCTGGTGAACGTACCCGCCCCCGATGTCCTGCGGCTCATGCCGCCGCTGATCATCGGCGACACGGAGGTGGACGCGTTCCTCCAGGCGCTGCCCGGCGCCCTCGACGCGGCAAACGGGGACGGACGATCCGGAGAATGA
- a CDS encoding Clp protease N-terminal domain-containing protein, translated as MVNPVRPTNPVRLDDLIEAIKKVHTDALDQLSDAVIAADHLGDVADHLIGHFVDQARRSGASWTEIGKSMGVTRQAAQKRFVTKDPGEPSDLDPSQGFGRFTERARNVVMTSQNEARAAGNAEVRTEHLVLGLLAEPEALGPAFIKAQGITLEAVRQAATEALPAAVDELPDLIPFDAGARKALELTFREALRMGHNYIGTEHILLALLEQEDGEGVLTGLGIDKATAETGIAEAVTLIAAAANKEA; from the coding sequence ATGGTGAATCCTGTACGCCCAACCAATCCCGTACGCCTCGACGACCTGATCGAGGCCATCAAGAAGGTCCACACCGACGCCCTCGACCAGCTCTCCGACGCGGTCATCGCCGCGGACCACCTCGGCGATGTGGCCGACCATCTGATCGGGCACTTCGTGGACCAGGCCCGGCGCTCGGGCGCCTCCTGGACGGAGATCGGGAAGAGCATGGGGGTGACCAGGCAGGCGGCCCAGAAGCGGTTCGTCACCAAGGACCCCGGCGAGCCGTCGGACCTCGACCCCAGCCAGGGCTTCGGCCGCTTCACCGAGCGAGCCAGGAACGTCGTGATGACCTCACAGAACGAGGCCCGCGCGGCAGGCAACGCAGAGGTGCGCACCGAGCATCTGGTCCTGGGGCTGCTCGCCGAGCCGGAGGCGCTCGGCCCCGCGTTCATCAAGGCCCAGGGCATCACGCTGGAAGCCGTCCGCCAGGCCGCGACCGAAGCGCTGCCGGCCGCGGTCGACGAACTGCCAGACCTCATCCCGTTCGACGCCGGGGCCCGCAAGGCGCTGGAGCTGACGTTCAGGGAGGCCCTGAGGATGGGCCACAACTACATCGGCACCGAGCACATCCTGCTCGCCCTGCTGGAGCAGGAGGACGGCGAGGGCGTACTGACCGGACTCGGCATCGACAAGGCAACCGCGGAGACGGGCATCGCCGAGGCCGTCACACTCATCGCCGCGGCCGCGAACAAGGAGGCATGA
- a CDS encoding arginine repressor, translating into MTEAQESEHGGPSVPQTRTARHRRIVDILNRQPVRSQSQLAKLLADDGLSVTQATLSRDLDELGAVKIRNTGGELIYAVPSEGGFRTPHAPLGESAKEERMRRLSSELLISAEASANLVVLRTPPGAAQFLASAIDQAELHDVLGTIAGDDTLMLISRDPAGGQALAEHLLRLAQNER; encoded by the coding sequence ATGACCGAGGCGCAGGAATCCGAGCACGGCGGGCCGTCCGTGCCGCAGACCCGCACCGCACGCCACCGCCGGATCGTGGACATCCTGAACCGGCAGCCGGTGCGCTCACAGAGCCAGCTGGCCAAGCTCCTCGCGGACGACGGGCTCAGCGTCACCCAGGCGACGCTCTCCCGCGATCTGGACGAGCTGGGCGCGGTGAAGATCCGCAACACCGGCGGCGAGCTGATCTACGCGGTGCCGAGCGAGGGCGGTTTCCGCACTCCGCACGCGCCGCTCGGGGAGTCCGCCAAGGAGGAGCGGATGCGGCGCCTGTCCTCCGAACTCCTCATCTCGGCGGAGGCCTCGGCCAACCTGGTGGTGCTGCGTACGCCTCCCGGCGCCGCCCAGTTCCTCGCGTCGGCCATCGACCAGGCCGAACTGCACGACGTCCTCGGCACCATCGCGGGCGATGACACCCTCATGCTGATCAGCCGTGATCCGGCGGGCGGCCAGGCGCTCGCCGAGCACCTGCTGCGACTGGCCCAGAACGAGCGCTGA
- a CDS encoding L,D-transpeptidase family protein: protein MRRSVVIASVLLALAGSVAARPAAAPALPERMADTGGGTQLITAEAPAKGSTTGTVTWWNMRRGVWVKGGSTPARFGAKGLTEGTSRKQGTDTTPTGLYDLPYAFGNKAAPAGTSYPYRRVNSRSWWCQDNAARAYNRWVEPRPADCRAGESERLAAYPTQYARALVIGFNYERPVRGRGAGIFLHVNGRGATAGCVSVPAAAMDRILDWADPVRRPHIAIGTRSGPTAITRY from the coding sequence ATGCGCAGATCTGTGGTGATCGCTTCGGTACTGCTCGCGCTGGCGGGCTCGGTCGCGGCCCGGCCGGCGGCGGCGCCCGCTCTCCCGGAGCGGATGGCCGACACCGGCGGCGGTACGCAGCTGATCACGGCCGAGGCCCCGGCCAAGGGCTCCACCACCGGCACCGTCACCTGGTGGAATATGCGCCGGGGCGTCTGGGTGAAGGGCGGGTCCACACCCGCCAGGTTCGGCGCGAAGGGGCTGACGGAAGGGACCTCGCGCAAGCAGGGCACCGACACCACACCCACCGGTCTGTACGACCTGCCGTACGCCTTCGGGAACAAGGCGGCACCGGCCGGCACCAGTTACCCGTACCGCCGGGTCAACAGCCGGTCGTGGTGGTGCCAGGACAACGCGGCGCGGGCCTACAACCGGTGGGTGGAGCCGCGGCCTGCCGACTGCCGGGCGGGCGAGTCGGAGCGGCTGGCCGCGTATCCGACGCAGTACGCCCGCGCGCTGGTCATCGGCTTCAACTACGAGCGGCCGGTGCGGGGACGCGGCGCCGGGATCTTCCTCCATGTCAACGGGCGTGGCGCGACCGCCGGTTGCGTCTCCGTACCGGCGGCCGCGATGGACCGGATCCTCGACTGGGCGGACCCGGTCCGCCGTCCCCACATCGCGATCGGGACGCGCTCGGGCCCGACCGCGATCACGCGTTACTGA
- a CDS encoding pyridoxamine 5'-phosphate oxidase family protein, which yields MGKTYERIDGRIRAFIEEQPIFFTATAPLGQEGTVNLSPKGVSGSFAVIDELTVAYLDFAGSNAETVAHLRENGRITLMWCAFQGPPNIVRVHGRGEPVFRDDPRFGALLARFPAVDPGPHGLRAIIVVRAELIRDTCGFAVPFMSYDEDRSLHAQRFAREDDASLSAYFEKKEHIATSIDGLPGLPLPLPAMPRAK from the coding sequence ATGGGAAAAACGTACGAACGTATCGACGGACGGATCAGGGCCTTCATCGAAGAGCAGCCCATCTTCTTCACCGCGACCGCGCCCCTGGGCCAGGAGGGCACGGTCAACCTCTCCCCCAAGGGGGTCAGCGGCTCCTTCGCCGTCATCGACGAGCTGACCGTGGCCTATCTGGACTTCGCGGGGAGCAATGCCGAGACCGTCGCGCACCTCCGGGAGAACGGGCGGATCACGCTGATGTGGTGCGCCTTCCAGGGGCCGCCGAACATCGTGCGGGTGCACGGGCGCGGGGAGCCGGTCTTCCGTGACGATCCGCGGTTCGGGGCGCTGCTCGCCCGTTTCCCCGCTGTGGACCCCGGCCCGCACGGGCTGCGCGCCATCATCGTGGTCAGGGCCGAGCTGATCCGGGACACCTGCGGATTCGCCGTCCCCTTCATGTCGTACGACGAGGACCGGTCGCTGCACGCACAGCGCTTCGCCCGCGAGGACGACGCGTCGCTCAGCGCCTACTTCGAGAAGAAGGAGCACATCGCGACGAGCATCGACGGACTGCCGGGGCTGCCGCTCCCGCTGCCGGCCATGCCGCGCGCAAAGTGA